A region of Leishmania mexicana MHOM/GT/2001/U1103 complete genome, chromosome 8 DNA encodes the following proteins:
- a CDS encoding putative phosphoglycerate mutase protein: MAHVHVCRHGQDMDNVHGILNGHRNQPLSEVGRRQAAAVANKIKESGVTYAAIYSSPLQRALETASAIGAAVNVEVQVRADLIERDFGVLSGKPYADIPKYAGDRVLQGDKVLYFLEVEGCETFDKCYERAQGVLADVNAAHAGEHVLLVCHGDIGKMLQAAKAKVEWQEGLRLPYFANTEVIEL, from the coding sequence ATGGCCCACGTCCACGTctgccgccacggccagGATATGGACAACGTGCACGGCATTTTAAATGGACACCGCAACCAGCCGCTTTCTGAGGTTGGTCGTCGTCAGGCTGCAGCGGTTGCCAACAAGATCAAGGAGAGTGGTGTCACCTACGCCGCCATCTACTCCTCTCCGTTGCAGCGCGCTCTCgagacggcgtcggcgatcGGTGCCGCCGTGAACGTAGAGGTGCAGGTGCGTGCCGACCTAATCGAACGCGACTTTGGAGTCTTGTCGGGAAAGCCGTACGCTGATATACCCAAGTACGCTGGTGATAGAGTGCTGCAGGGAGACAAGGTTCTGTACTTTCTCGAAGTTGAGGGCTGCGAGACCTTTGACAAGTGCTACGAACGGGCTCAGGGCGTGCTTGCGGATGTTAACGCGGCGCACGCTGGCGAGCACGTCCTGCTCGTGTGCCACGGTGACATTGGTAAGATGCTGCAAGCCGCAAAAGCCAAAGTGGAGTGGCAGGAAGGACTTCGACTCCCCTATTTTGCCAACACAGAGGTGATTGAGCTATAG
- a CDS encoding putative dual-specificity protein phosphatase, producing the protein MGGGASAATAGSQVVDLRALDPSPCPSRGSLSPLRSGHVHRRGSRCEDAPATQILEFLYLGSVKDAQDAAFLARHQIRYIINVSQEEYWSVDKKVQIFTFKVDDSATADIAALFQPTRDLINSIRGRYYRYARGESSTRPAVLVHCQKGRSRSATIVLAYLIYTNGWSVAEAMKYVGGRRPCAEPNIGFMEELRKLQESLSFEERTRRYSELCWFMRNLSAETSQSHVRELFEKRIGMVRHVVTYVVAGGGAGNVGDGGTVGNCGDGSRVTAQREAQFSASWPAAPSTGDSDAADPLAAFDVGVAPRKQSDGVDAQPAAKDGDTHAYKDASDAVSLLRSPSTEKTMLCFVFFTCREDVLHGIKSGQFQQLLLQLHPAAGKQIKYATGPKLKKIMTEHQSISSSFVQDMAGFSDHVTTPTGGESAAPDADGAVQTQGVAAPASKEAVVTLPA; encoded by the coding sequence atgggtggcggcgcttcCGCAGCGACAGCCGGCTCACAGGTGGTGGACCTGCGCGCATTGGACCCGTCACCGTGTCCATCGCGCGggtctctctcgcctctgCGGTCTGGCCAtgtgcaccggcgcggcTCGCGCTGCGAGGACGCGCCGGCGACCCAAATCCTCGAGTTTTTGTATCTGGGAAGCGTGAAGGACGCGCAGGATGCCGCTTTCTTGGCGAGGCACCAAATCCGCTACATCATCAACGTCTCTCAAGAGGAGTACTGGTCGGTGGATAAGAAGGTGCAGATCTTCACCTTCAAAGTGGACGACTCTGCCACAGCTGATATTGCGGCACTCTTTCAGCCCACGCGCGACCTTATCAACAGCATCCGCGGGCGCTACTATCGCTACGCAAGAGGTGAGAGCTCTACGCggccggcggtgctggtgcacTGTCAAAAAggtcgcagccgctccgcgACGATCGTGTTAGCGTACCTCATCTATACGAACGGCTGGTCCGTGGCAGAGGCGATGAAGTATGTCGGTGGGCGTCGGCCCTGCGCGGAGCCGAACATCGGCTTCATGGAGGAGTTGCGGAAGCTGCAGGAGAGCCTCTCCTTCGAAGAGCGCACGAGGCGGTACAGCGAGCTGTGCTGGTTCATGCGCAACCTGAGTGCGGAAACGTCGCAGTCGCACGTACGGGAGCTATTCGAGAAGCGCATCGGCATGGTGCGACATGTCGTCACCTACGTCGTGGCCGGCGGCGGGGCTGGTAACGTTGGCGACGGTGGCACGGTTGGCAACTGTGGTGATGGCAGTCGAGTGACAGCGCAACGCGAAGCGCAATTTTCTGCGTCTTGGCCGGCGGCTCCGTCCACCGGCGACAGTGACGCCGCGGACCCTCTGGCGGCGTTTGATGTTGGGGTGGCGCCGAGGAAGCAAAGCGACGGTGTAGACGCGCAGCCTGCAGCCAAAGacggcgacacacacgcgtacaaGGACGCCAGTGACGCCGTGAGCCTGCTTCGCAGTCCCAGCACGGAGAAGACGATGCTATGCTTTGTCTTCTTCACCTGCCGCGAGGACGTACTGCACGGCATCAAGTCGGGGCAGttccagcagctgcttctccagctccATCCAGCAGCAGGCAAGCAGATCAAGTACGCAACTGGTCCGAAGCTGAAGAAGATCATGACGGAGCACCAGAGTATTTCGAGCAGCTTCGTGCAAGACATGGCGGGATTCAGCGACCACGTCACGACTCCAACGGGCGGTGAGTCCGCAGCGCCTGATGCTGATGGTGCAGTGCAAACACAGGGAGTGGCAGCGCCTGCTAGCAAGGAGGCAGTGGTGACGCTGCCTGCGTga
- a CDS encoding adaptor complex protein (AP) 3 delta subunit 1,putative: MSLAAFTQYSLAAVVRNLRSVPGGTEEEAVDRHIADTKNEVNVADPRVKMVAIQKATYFHMLGYSSQYADFRVVEMMASPIFLHKRIAYLAACLTFTEDTDVIPLMTASLKRDLSSSNQFEVGLALYCIASICTPDMAQDVVADVVNLLGHPRAYVRKKATLSLYRVFLSYPESLRVTYGRLKEKLEDSNEKADTDPAVRGAVVCVLCELARRNPANFLGLAVPFYSLLSSVHSNWTLIKIVKVFGYFAPLEPRLGKKLVEPIANLINTTGAKSVQYECLLAVANGMSQVASLKKLAAEKIRGFVEDADPNLKFLGLEALSLLVASSENRKLLADQREVVLRCLDDPDSTIRLKALHLLRDLTTRKTVISHINEMLARCVHTPPDEEWSNAVIRTIIETAQTNDYEWIQDFEWYLSVLLDLCVVELTVYTQGSFMEQELVCILSRVNGVRRAGVEEMVPLLTHVRLLGCDRQHSTQWRILCAAAFICGEYPHWIPDIAEACRALLAEPITLLPAEVQLACVAAVGKIAAFVYQPCARHVQLCNGEEECRAADEGEQRIVPSLAELICTVLLPEDDEASEAHDSAAAGDGRGAAARAHRGLRRFCHSAFPSVLERAHLVQYQVMEHPEVGPKLYEAVLPPVATGAQDAIELPDDVDLDAPFCENVAMLMVLSGSDEDDGSDGAALGGYGGLGDSGDDDLGANFNLEYRIEQHRRSEQARREEMDPYYLRDSADASVVASGDFGAPSPPLRSAQQIGSAGGLGSHAGAESRQRQHTRPHRPQKVFRINRELSKPADYEEKKAAQSRRSNSPEEDEATRKLRGIDVTRALRADERLPETLSYAQLLQQQQHKGKGRNDLYADAMTASHASEAVPVTLYNERPLGLYVTVTSCKVRRDGFHLSCTVECVNATSSSVVRDVGLTAMPTAAFAAGDVTLRLEAVKSEMPEDASGGTSVTVAEKLKGLATVRVPIVARLSHLPPSFADAPLSLNLTWIAERKHHQAALKLPLEYVYFTKPVLPGSVLTSHEYLEDVVGKALAAAPIATAFVPCSKTAIMTGAMAAMPQLRLSPIDVFKDALSMYGLLHGRKSELTHTHVAVLLQEQEVGGSKGILVTVRCHYPVLSEALIVKLAELVGVH, encoded by the coding sequence ATGTCGCTCGCCGCTTTCACGCAGTATTctctggcggcggtggtgcgcaacCTCCGCAGCGTTCCGGGAGgaacagaggaggaggcggtggataGGCACATCGCGGACACGAAGAATGAGGTGAACGTCGCCGATCCGCGCGTCAAAATGGTGGCGATTCAGAAGGCGACTTATTTTCACATGCTTGGGTATAGCTCGCAGTACGCCGACTTCCGCGTCGTGGAGATGATGGCGAGTCCCATTTTTCTGCACAAGCGCATTGCTTACCTGGCTGCCTGCCTCACCTTTACCGAGGACACTGACGTCATTCCTCTCATGACGGCGTCTTTGAAGCGCGATTTGAGCAGTAGCAACCAATTTGAGGTTGGGCTTGCCTTGTACTGCATCGCATCAATCTGCACCCCTGACATGGCGCAAGACGTTGTGGCGGACGTCGTCAACCTGCTGGGGCACCCTCGTGCGTACGTGCGCAAGAAGGCGACGCTCAGCCTCTACCGCGTCTTTCTGAGCTACCCTGAGTCGCTGCGCGTGACATACGGCCGACTGAAGGAGAAGCTCGAAGACAGCAACGAAAAGGCGGACACCGACCCTGccgtgcgcggcgccgtcgtgtgtgtgctgtgcgagTTGGCGCGGCGCAACCCAGCCAATTTTCTAGGCTTGGCCGTTCCTTTCTACTCCCTTCTGTCCTCCGTGCACAGCAACTGGACACTGATCAAGATTGTGAAGGTCTTCGGTTACTTCGCGCCGCTCGAGCCGCGACTGGGGAAGAAGCTTGTGGAGCCTATCGCAAACCTGATCAACACCACCGGCGCCAAGTCGGTGCAGTACGAGTGCCTCCTGGCCGTTGCGAACGGAATGAGTCAAGTGGCATCGCTGAAAAAGTTGGCGGCGGAGAAGATTCGTGGTTTTGTCGAGGATGCGGATCCGAACTTGAAGTTCCTCGGGCTGGAGGCACTCTCCCTGCTGGTCGCCTCCTCTGAGAACCGAAAGCTGCTGGCGGATCagagggaggtggtgctgaGGTGCTTGGACGACCCAGACAGTACCATCCGACTCAAGGCTTTGCACCTTTTGCGAGACCTGACCACGCGCAAGACGGTGATCTCGCACATCAATGAAATGCTTGCCCGCTGCGTGCACACCCCACCGGACGAGGAGTGGTCTAATGCTGTCATTCGAACGATTATCGAAACGGCGCAGACGAACGACTACGAGTGGATCCAGGACTTTGAGTGGTACCTTAGCGTGCTGCTCGACCTGTGCGTGGTGGAGCTGACGGTGTACACTCAGGGCAGCTTCATGGAGCAGGAGCTGGTCTGCATTTTGTCGCGCGTGAACGGTGTGCGGCGGGccggcgtggaggagatggtCCCGCTGCTGACACATGTGCGCTTGCTCGGCTGCGACCGGCAGCACTCCACGCAGTGGCGcatcctctgcgccgccgccttcatctGCGGCGAGTATCCGCATTGGATTCCCGACATTGCGGAGGCGTGCCGGGCTCTTCTCGCCGAGCCCATCACACTGCTGCCcgcggaggtgcagctggcttgtgtggcggcggtggggaaGATCGCCGCGTTTGTGTATCAGCCGTGCGCTCGTCACGTTCAGCTGTGCAATGGTGAAGAGGagtgccgcgccgccgacgagggagagcagcggaTAGTCCcgtcgctggcggagctCATATGCACAGTGTTGTTGCCGGAGGACGATGAGGCGAGCGAGGcgcacgacagcgccgccgcgggcgacggcagaggtgccgctgcgcgagctcaTCGTGGTCTACGACGCTTCTGTCATAGCGCTTTCCCAAGTGTGCTGGAGCGCGCGCATCTGGTCCAGTATCAAGTTATGGAGCATCCCGAGGTGGGACCAAAGCTGTACGAGGCGGTCCTCCCCCCAGTGGCCACCGGGGCGCAGGATGCGATCGAGTTGCCAGATGACGTGGATCTGGATGCCCCTTTCTGCGAGAACGTGGCGATGCTCATGGTGTTGAGCGGCagtgacgaggacgacggcagcgatggtgcTGCGCTGGGTGGCTACGGTGGTCTTGGCGATAGTGGGGATGATGATTTGGGTGCTAATTTCAACTTGGAGTACCGTATcgaacagcaccgccgctcaGAGCAGGCGCGACGAGAGGAGATGGACCCTTACTACCTGCGTGACTCAGCAGATGCGAGCGTGGTCGCCTCCGGGGACTTTGGCgccccgtcgccgccgctccgctCTGCGCAGCAGATtggcagcgctggcggcctAGGCTCCCATGCTGGCGCGGAGTCTCGACAGCGCCAACACACGCGCCCCCATCGTCCGCAGAAGGTCTTCAGGATCAACCGCGAACTGTCAAAGCCGGCAGACTACGAGGAAAAGAAGGCAGCGCAATCGCGCCGGTCAAACTCAcccgaggaggacgaggcgacgCGCAAGCTGCGCGGTATTGACGTTACTCGCGCCCTCCGCGCCGATGAACGCCTACCGGAGACACTGTCCTACGctcagctccttcagcagcagcagcacaagggCAAGGGCCGCAACGACTTATACGCGGATGCGATGACGGCGTCTCACGCCTCTGAGGCGGTCCCCGTCACCCTGTACAACGAGCGTCCGCTGGGGTTGTACGTGACGGTGACAAGCTGCAAGGTGCGCAGGGACGGCTTCCACCTCAGCTGCACGGTTGAGTGTGTGAACGCCACGAGTAGCAGCGTTGTTCGCGACGTGGGCCTGACGGCCATGCCGACGGCCGCATTTGCCGCCGGAGACGTTACGCTGCGCCTCGAGGCGGTGAAGTCGGAGATGCCGGAGGACGCGAGTGGTGGCACTTCCGTGACAGTGGCCGAGAAGCTGAAGGGGTTGGCGACAGTGCGGGTGCCGATTGTTGCGCGGCTGAGTCACCTTCCCCCGTCCTTTGCggacgcgccgctgtcgctgaaCCTCACCTGGATTGCAGAACGGAAGCATCACCAGGCAGCGCTGAAACTACCGCTAGAGTATGTCTACTTCACGAAGCCCGTGCTGCCGGGCTCCGTGCTCACGTCTCACGAGTACCTCGAGGATGTTGTCGGCAAGGCCCTCGCCGCAGCCCCGATCGCCACGGCCTTTGTGCCATGCAGCAAGACAGCGATTATGACTGGGGCTATGGCTGCCATgccacagctgcgcctgTCCCCGATTGACGTGTTTAAGGATGCGCTCTCCATGTACGGCCTCCTGCACGGCCGCAAGTCGGAgctgacacacacgcatgtgGCGGTGCTTCTGCAGGAGCAGGAAGTGGGCGGTTCCAAAGGGATTCTGGTTACGGTGCGATGTCACTATCCTGTACTAAGCGAGGCTCTCATCGTgaagctggcggagctggtgGGTGTACACTAA
- a CDS encoding putative ATP-dependent DEAD/H RNA helicase, with amino-acid sequence MNYAPIRTDFYVVPPDMTNLTAEEMRGLLRELDGAKVHGQDVPRPIRSWHGTGLPDRVLEVLEEHEYKCPFAVQSLGVPALMSGRDLLLTAKTGSGKTLCYALPLIRHCADQPRCEKSEGPIGLVLVPTQELAMQVFTLLDELGEAAGLRCVASYGSTSLSDNIRHVKAGCELMVATPGRLLDLLTVNGGKALSLSRVSFVIVDEADRLFDSGFMEHVEAFLKNIRPDRVTGMISATMPKELRGVVAQHLRNPVLISVGGKPTPASNVEQQFFFFDEEVYDANNIKADMSPRLVKLLALLGDEGGDGQNLILVFTQRKEEVDELLGRLTTLGYANRVATLYSGMDPIDREFALEHFAPGKQFILVATAVAERGLDIPYLGLVINYRLPNHYEAYVHRIGRTGRAGRSGRAVSFFTRGKDDDIAPELVEGLERAEQRVPEELYEVAEKVRALRKSGDARYNSGFFRGYRDAKAQRFTDRNKKEKVREAARAAGLEQFLSSSSESDSDASSDEDTNITAVPVQSRARAASAEEAAANAMALTLHRGAQRSALTLSTAQEDRISKALAFAQKTTTAATIGADEATMVRFQSEYPINDLPDAVRGKLQSGAFMRSIAEETETSLIRKGVYFDPRYKHSRRMKEGEKPLYFLIVGKSMEAVRAARNKLDEVKAELLSKQKKTGSVTGATI; translated from the coding sequence ATGAACTACGCCCCCATCCGCACAGACTTCTACGTGGTGCCGCCGGACATGACGAACCTCACAGCAGAGGAGATGCGAGGACTGCTGCGGGAGCTGGATGGGGCAAAGGTTCACGGGCAGGATGTGCCGCGGCCGATTCGCTCCTGGCATGGCACCGGACTGCCGGATcgcgtgctggaggtgctggaggagcacGAGTACAAGTGCCCTTTTGCGGTGCAGTCGCTCGGCGTGCCGGCGCTGATGAGCGGACGGGATTTGCTCCTCACAGCAAAGACGGGATCCGGCAAAACGCTCTGCtacgcgctgccgctcatcCGGCACTGCGCGGACCAGCCGCGGTGTGAAAAGAGCGAGGGCCCGATAGGGCTGGTGCTTGTTCCCACGCAGGAGCTCGCTATGCAGGTATTCACGCTTCTCGACGAGTTGGGGGAGGCTGCTGGGCTACGCTGCGTCGCCTCGTACGGCAGCACGTCGCTATCCGACAATATTCGTCACGTCAAGGCGGGGTGTGAGCTGATGGTGGCGACGCCCGGTCGGCTACTAGACCTCCTGACAGTGAACGGCGGGAAGGCGTTGAGCCTGTCGCGCGTCTCCTTCGTCATCGTTGACGAGGCGGACCGCCTCTTCGACAGCGGCTTCATGGAACACGTGGAGGCCTTTCTGAAGAACATACGCCCTGACCGCGTAACTGGGATGATCAGCGCTACGATGCCAAAGGAGCTGCGCGGGGTAGTAGCGCAACACCTGCGGAACCCTGTTCTCATTTCTGTCGGTGGAAAACCAACGCCTGCCTCGAACGTCGAGCAGcagtttttctttttcgacGAGGAGGTGTACGACGCGAACAACATCAAGGCAGACATGAGCCCACGTCTGGTAAAGCTACTGGCATTGCTGGGCGATGAGGGCGGTGACGGCCAGAACCTAATCCTGGTCTTTACTCAACGGAAGGAAGAGGTGGACGAGTTGTTGGGGCGGCTCACGACGCTAGGCTACGCCAACCGCGTGGCGACACTCTACAGCGGCATGGACCCCATCGACCGCGAGTTTGCGCTGGAGCACTTTGCCCCAGGGAAGCAGTTTATTCTTGTCGCCACCGCAGTTGCAGAGCGCGGCTTGGATATACCGTACCTCGGCCTCGTTATCAACTACCGCCTGCCCAACCACTACGAGGCGTACGTGCATCGGATTGGCCGCACCGGCCGCGCCGGGCGCAGTGGGCGTGCCGTGAGCTTTTTCACTCGTGGCAAGGATGACGACATCGCTCCGGAGCTGGTGGAAGGGCTTGAGCGCGCAGAGCAGCGAGTGCCAGAGGAGTTGTACGAGGTTGCGGAGaaggtgcgtgcgctgcgcaagTCTGGCGATGCACGGTACAACAGCGGCTTCTTTCGCGGCTACCGCGACGCGAAGGCGCAGCGCTTCACTGACCGCAAcaagaaggagaaggtgcgcgAGGCAGCCCGCGCGGCCGGGTTAGAGCAGTTtctcagctcctcctcggagTCCGACTCGGATGCCTCGAGCGACGAAGACACAAACATCACTGCGGTGCCGGTGCAATCGAGAGCccgcgctgcgtcggcggaggaggcagcggcgaacGCGATGGCGCTGACACTGCACCGTGGTGCGCAACGCAGCGCGTTGACCCTGTCCACTGCGCAGGAGGACCGCATTTCCAAGGCTCTGGCATTTGCGCAGAAAACAACCACGGCGGCCACGATAGGGGCGGACGAGGCGACGATGGTGCGTTTTCAGAGCGAGTACCCCATTAATGACTTGCCCGATGCCGTGCGTGGCAAGCTGCAGAGCGGGGCTTTTATGCGCTCCAtcgcggaggagacggagacaTCATTGATCCGAAAGGGCGTGTACTTCGACCCACGCTACAAGCACTCGCGGCGGatgaaggagggggagaagccGCTGTATTTCTTGATAGTGGGCAAGtcgatggaggcggtgcgggcaGCTCGCAACAAACTCGACGAGGTGAAGGCAGAGCTGCTGAGCAAACAGAAGAAGACGGGATCCGTGACTGGTGCCACGATCTAG